One window from the genome of Acuticoccus sp. I52.16.1 encodes:
- a CDS encoding calcium-binding protein: MPRAVSFNTQYFNESGGYSITEVTGAVNRYAFRNFLSELETDRGGVDLGLPQPVDSGQLYQILAQLRVPPVVDGVKHIDLTGVYPTVEYIASNDGFRDVWVIGDNRGGGLRGTTKDDLILAGRGDDIVLGQSGADFINGGDGNDVLGGGGGDDFLFGDTGNDLLRGRRGDDILQGGAGNDTLSGAQGADTFMFQDSDFSGASSVDIIRDYHPRQGDQIVDTTGLLKVEKTGDISPYGNGTGTILVNELTNDRVIVYGARVRDKDILNQYVEPDVSPDGARSIPREGIYVGGTPTPPTGAGIVAFDLQRIAGYQDGDDFIETYQVTVRNNTDRTILNTAELDIKLAGGTFDIVAGSVFGGRYSGGTFDLASGGRRALPGESEVSVLQFSVANRSPLTPISIDGSSANDFSPEFSGSQDTYYQPAFQITVEISGRTDEGGTAEVFITNIGNTTLQDLDNMVFSFSDGDITVTDSPWGADYFSDRFAVEPWSTSNGHGALAQGETTKLFGFTYELDDGSDAKVDVNDFRLKSDFDDLIS; encoded by the coding sequence ATGCCGCGCGCCGTTTCGTTTAATACCCAGTATTTCAATGAGAGCGGCGGTTATTCGATCACCGAGGTGACGGGAGCCGTCAATCGCTACGCTTTCCGCAACTTCCTCAGCGAACTCGAGACGGACCGCGGCGGCGTCGACCTCGGCCTCCCCCAGCCGGTCGACTCGGGCCAGCTCTACCAGATCCTCGCCCAGCTGCGCGTTCCCCCCGTCGTCGACGGCGTCAAGCATATCGACCTGACCGGCGTCTATCCGACCGTCGAGTACATCGCGTCGAACGACGGCTTCCGTGACGTCTGGGTCATCGGCGACAATCGCGGCGGCGGACTGCGCGGCACCACCAAGGACGACCTCATCCTCGCCGGCCGTGGTGACGACATCGTCCTCGGCCAGTCCGGCGCCGACTTCATCAACGGCGGCGACGGCAACGACGTGCTCGGCGGCGGCGGCGGCGACGACTTCCTGTTCGGCGACACCGGCAACGACCTGCTGCGCGGCCGCCGTGGCGACGACATCCTGCAGGGCGGCGCGGGGAACGACACCCTCTCCGGCGCGCAAGGCGCCGACACCTTCATGTTCCAGGATTCCGACTTCAGCGGTGCGTCCTCGGTCGACATCATCCGCGACTACCACCCGCGCCAGGGCGATCAGATCGTCGATACCACCGGCCTCCTGAAGGTCGAGAAGACCGGCGACATCTCCCCCTACGGCAACGGCACCGGCACCATCCTCGTCAACGAGCTGACGAACGACCGCGTTATCGTCTACGGCGCCCGCGTGCGCGACAAGGACATCCTGAACCAGTACGTCGAGCCGGACGTCTCGCCCGACGGAGCCCGCTCGATCCCGCGCGAGGGCATCTACGTCGGCGGCACGCCGACGCCGCCGACCGGCGCGGGCATCGTCGCCTTCGACCTGCAGCGCATCGCCGGCTACCAGGACGGCGACGACTTCATCGAGACCTACCAGGTCACGGTGCGCAACAACACCGATCGCACCATCCTCAACACGGCCGAGCTGGACATCAAGCTCGCCGGCGGCACGTTCGACATCGTCGCCGGCAGCGTGTTCGGCGGACGCTATAGCGGCGGCACGTTCGACCTCGCCTCCGGAGGGCGCCGCGCGCTGCCGGGCGAGAGCGAGGTGAGCGTCCTGCAGTTCTCCGTCGCCAACCGTTCGCCGCTGACGCCCATCAGCATCGACGGGTCGAGCGCCAACGACTTCTCGCCCGAATTCTCCGGCAGTCAGGACACCTACTACCAGCCCGCCTTCCAGATCACCGTCGAGATCTCGGGCCGGACCGACGAGGGCGGCACCGCCGAGGTGTTCATCACCAACATCGGCAACACCACCCTCCAAGACCTCGACAACATGGTCTTCTCGTTCAGCGACGGCGACATCACCGTCACCGACTCCCCCTGGGGCGCGGATTACTTCTCCGATCGGTTCGCGGTGGAGCCGTGGAGCACGTCCAACGGGCACGGGGCACTGGCGCAGGGCGAGACGACGAAGCTCTTCGGCTTCACCTACGAGCTGGACGACGGCAGCGACGCCAAGGTCGACGTGAACGACTTCCGCCTGAAGAGCGACTTCGACGACCTCATCAGCTGA
- a CDS encoding CAP domain-containing protein — protein sequence MMRIVVTLAVVLALAGCGRFGSGDEPGLTVPNVAREQSVDPARAAQLINAYRVSKGAGPLQVDPALNRIAAETARELARRDTLKTRMHTAGGLARRLLADDYSAERAAENLGAGYPTLVMAVDGWKTSPGHNKNLLNREMTHMGIGLALTQKGKFHSYWVLLLAKPD from the coding sequence ATGATGCGCATCGTGGTGACTTTGGCGGTGGTTCTGGCGCTCGCGGGCTGCGGCCGGTTCGGCAGCGGCGACGAGCCCGGCCTCACCGTGCCCAACGTGGCGCGCGAGCAGTCGGTCGACCCGGCGCGCGCGGCCCAGCTGATCAACGCCTACCGGGTCTCCAAGGGAGCCGGCCCGCTTCAGGTGGACCCGGCGCTCAACCGCATCGCCGCCGAGACTGCCCGCGAACTCGCCCGGCGCGACACGTTGAAGACGCGGATGCACACCGCCGGCGGCCTCGCCCGGCGCCTCCTGGCGGACGACTACTCGGCCGAGCGCGCGGCGGAGAACCTCGGCGCCGGGTACCCGACGCTGGTGATGGCGGTGGACGGGTGGAAGACCTCGCCCGGCCACAACAAGAACCTCTTGAACCGCGAGATGACCCACATGGGCATCGGCCTCGCCCTCACGCAGAAGGGCAAGTTCCACTCCTACTGGGTGCTGCTGCTCGCCAAGCCGGACTGA
- a CDS encoding dihydrolipoyl dehydrogenase, translating into MIDRRVDVAVIGAGTAGLAAIREARRVSANVLLIDSGPLGTTCARVGCMPSKLLIAAANAAAAVREAYTFGIECEGLSVDGAEVMRRVRLLRDRFVAAVVRHVDSLPPDMRLTGTARFQDDSTLAVTGPLGDLTVRANRVVIATGSSPVVPPEFAPGRPETNEDVFDWTRLPASVAVFGNGLIGLELGQALSQLGVRVRVFGKDGLVGGLTDETVRDVAREHLGSTMDFVPHHEMTAIRGAANDVTVDYRADGRPFSATFERVLVAVGRRANVGGLGLEATSLTLDEDGVPVFDRATGRCGESDIYIAGDVMDEMPLLHEAEASGEIAGSNAVRDEPVAQDRPVPLSIVFCEPQIAMVGETLGELTARDARFVVGTCDWSDQGRAMVMDEAVGRLNVYVEEETSAVLGAEMFGPRAEHIAHTLALALTTGMSVLELLRMPVYHPTFEEGLKTALVDALEKLHRDEDASPRGVEAVK; encoded by the coding sequence ATGATCGACAGACGGGTGGACGTTGCCGTGATCGGCGCAGGCACCGCGGGATTGGCCGCCATTCGCGAGGCGCGCCGCGTCAGCGCCAACGTCCTGCTGATCGACAGCGGCCCTCTCGGCACGACCTGCGCGCGAGTGGGGTGCATGCCCTCCAAGCTGCTCATCGCCGCCGCCAACGCCGCCGCCGCCGTGCGCGAGGCCTACACCTTCGGTATCGAGTGCGAGGGCCTCAGCGTCGACGGGGCCGAGGTGATGCGCCGCGTGCGCCTGCTGCGCGACCGGTTCGTCGCCGCGGTCGTGCGCCATGTCGACAGTCTGCCCCCCGACATGCGCCTCACCGGCACCGCCCGTTTCCAGGACGACAGCACGCTTGCCGTCACCGGCCCGCTCGGCGATCTCACCGTGCGGGCGAACCGCGTCGTCATCGCGACCGGCTCGTCGCCCGTGGTCCCGCCGGAGTTCGCCCCCGGCCGGCCGGAGACCAACGAGGACGTCTTCGACTGGACGCGGCTTCCGGCGTCGGTGGCGGTGTTCGGCAACGGGCTGATCGGTCTGGAGCTGGGGCAGGCGCTGTCGCAGCTGGGCGTGCGGGTGCGCGTGTTCGGCAAAGACGGCCTCGTCGGCGGCCTGACGGACGAGACGGTGCGCGACGTCGCCCGAGAGCACCTCGGCTCCACCATGGACTTCGTGCCCCACCACGAGATGACCGCGATCCGCGGCGCCGCCAACGACGTGACGGTGGACTATCGCGCCGACGGCCGGCCCTTCTCGGCGACGTTCGAGCGCGTGCTGGTCGCGGTCGGGCGGCGGGCCAACGTCGGCGGGCTGGGGCTCGAGGCGACGTCGCTGACGCTCGACGAGGACGGGGTGCCGGTGTTCGACCGGGCCACGGGCCGTTGCGGCGAGAGCGACATCTACATCGCCGGGGACGTGATGGACGAGATGCCGCTGCTGCACGAGGCGGAGGCGAGCGGTGAGATCGCCGGCTCCAACGCGGTGCGAGACGAGCCCGTGGCGCAGGACCGTCCGGTGCCGCTGTCGATCGTGTTCTGCGAGCCGCAGATCGCGATGGTGGGCGAGACGCTCGGCGAGCTGACCGCCCGCGACGCGCGCTTCGTGGTCGGCACCTGCGACTGGAGCGACCAGGGGCGAGCGATGGTGATGGACGAGGCCGTCGGCCGGCTCAACGTCTACGTCGAGGAGGAGACATCGGCGGTTCTGGGGGCGGAGATGTTCGGGCCCCGCGCCGAGCACATCGCCCACACGCTGGCCTTGGCGTTGACGACCGGCATGTCGGTGCTGGAGCTGCTGCGCATGCCGGTCTATCACCCGACCTTCGAGGAGGGGCTCAAGACCGCGCTCGTCGACGCTCTGGAGAAGCTCCACCGCGACGAGGACGCCTCGCCCCGCGGCGTGGAGGCGGTGAAGTGA
- a CDS encoding D-alanyl-D-alanine carboxypeptidase family protein: protein MRGLIVLLCVAMLAGCSSGRNDQAPQLAGPASTAPQPTLNEYAVPIVEQRAYAAIVVDARTGKILHEENATSLRYPASLTKMMTLYLVFEKMNAGQWTGTTALQVSAEAASRPPAKLGVKAGTSIPVDTAVRALAVRSANDVAVVIAENIAGSEDAFARQMTAKARALGMSQTSFVNASGLPDDRQYTSARDMAILGKALSDRFPNEFRYFTTPKISYGGRTWTNTNKLLGKVPGVNGIKTGYIRASGFNLVSSVERGGKHIIVVVIGGRTGASRDAQVKALIEEYLPQASGGGLFGL from the coding sequence ATGCGTGGCCTGATCGTTCTACTTTGCGTTGCCATGCTGGCGGGCTGCTCTTCGGGGCGGAACGACCAGGCGCCGCAACTCGCCGGCCCGGCGTCCACCGCACCGCAACCGACCCTCAATGAATACGCCGTCCCGATCGTCGAGCAGCGGGCCTACGCGGCCATCGTGGTGGACGCGCGCACCGGCAAGATCCTGCACGAGGAGAACGCCACCAGCCTGCGCTACCCCGCGTCGCTGACGAAGATGATGACGCTCTACCTCGTCTTCGAGAAGATGAACGCCGGACAGTGGACCGGGACGACGGCGCTGCAGGTGAGCGCGGAGGCCGCCAGTCGGCCGCCCGCCAAGCTGGGCGTGAAGGCCGGCACCTCCATCCCGGTCGACACCGCCGTGCGGGCGCTGGCGGTGCGCTCGGCCAACGACGTGGCGGTGGTGATCGCGGAGAACATCGCCGGCTCGGAGGATGCGTTCGCGCGGCAGATGACCGCCAAGGCGCGCGCCCTCGGCATGAGCCAGACGTCGTTCGTCAACGCTTCGGGCCTTCCGGACGACCGGCAATATACCAGCGCGCGGGACATGGCGATCCTCGGCAAGGCGCTGTCGGACCGGTTCCCGAACGAGTTCCGCTACTTCACCACGCCGAAGATCTCCTACGGCGGGCGCACCTGGACCAACACCAACAAGCTGCTGGGCAAGGTGCCGGGGGTCAACGGCATCAAGACCGGCTACATCCGCGCCTCGGGCTTCAACCTGGTCTCCTCGGTGGAGCGGGGGGGCAAGCACATCATCGTGGTGGTGATCGGCGGGCGGACCGGTGCGTCGCGCGACGCGCAGGTGAAGGCGCTGATCGAGGAGTACCTCCCGCAGGCCTCCGGCGGCGGCCTCTTCGGCCTCTGA
- a CDS encoding SAM-dependent methyltransferase: MSGMLFDRTRIRTRSRSAEADVVHVRLAEEIADRVALVSRRFERALIVGPATPALREVWGRIGVPAVHASPAAAERPDVVADVSQPFLRSFDLAISINELSVANDPVMALGEMRGTLRADGLFLGAAACSGTLAELTDSLLHADAALSGGAAMRVAPFGDVRQWGDALARAGFALPVVDEVRVAVTYGTLASLLADLSAVGLRGVLASRVPAPRRLFAAAEAHYRAHHGDARGRLKATFVFAFLSGWAPDPGQQKPARRGSATVKLEDALKSL, from the coding sequence ATGAGCGGCATGCTGTTCGATCGCACGCGTATCCGCACCCGCTCCCGCTCCGCCGAGGCCGACGTCGTCCACGTCCGCCTCGCCGAGGAGATCGCCGACCGGGTCGCCCTGGTCAGTCGCCGCTTCGAGCGGGCGCTGATCGTCGGCCCGGCGACCCCGGCGCTGCGCGAGGTGTGGGGCCGCATCGGCGTGCCGGCGGTCCATGCCTCGCCCGCCGCGGCCGAGCGACCGGACGTGGTGGCGGACGTCTCCCAACCCTTCCTGCGGTCGTTCGACCTGGCGATCTCGATCAACGAGCTGAGCGTCGCCAACGACCCCGTCATGGCGCTGGGCGAGATGCGCGGCACGCTGCGGGCGGACGGTCTCTTCCTCGGCGCGGCCGCCTGTAGCGGGACGCTGGCCGAGCTGACCGACTCGCTGCTGCACGCGGACGCGGCGCTGTCGGGCGGAGCGGCGATGCGGGTGGCCCCGTTCGGCGACGTGCGCCAGTGGGGCGACGCCTTGGCCCGCGCCGGCTTCGCCCTCCCGGTGGTCGACGAGGTGCGCGTCGCGGTCACCTACGGGACCCTGGCGTCGCTGCTGGCGGACCTCTCGGCGGTGGGGCTGCGCGGTGTGCTGGCGAGCCGCGTTCCCGCCCCGCGCCGCCTCTTCGCGGCGGCCGAGGCGCACTACCGCGCTCACCATGGCGATGCGCGCGGGAGACTGAAGGCGACGTTCGTGTTCGCCTTCCTCTCCGGCTGGGCGCCCGACCCGGGGCAGCAGAAGCCCGCCCGCCGCGGCTCGGCGACGGTGAAGCTGGAGGATGCGCTGAAGTCGCTGTGA
- a CDS encoding LysR family transcriptional regulator, which produces MSLTSSKIRALNAVVEEGGFTAAARRLGVSQPAVTQHVRELQTEFKVALFEKRRGSIVPTAICRELYRITSDIRRREDDALRLLARHDEMDFGPLRIGIGNAMPAMRYISAFRARHPTVALNIETGPWSRLMEAVLTQHIDVAIIPEVPDEPRFTRVMCSSQSVVALVHPDHAFADREEIEIAELVEQPLIFRTKQSYVQRVVDAAFTAAMLEPHASVVVDTRDSMLEAVANNLGVGFVWNNGSSRTESIRRVKVREMDKPWDEYAFHLAHSAPTIAHRFLAVVNETSLPG; this is translated from the coding sequence ATGAGTCTGACCTCGTCCAAGATCCGCGCGCTCAATGCGGTTGTCGAGGAAGGCGGATTCACCGCGGCAGCGCGACGGCTGGGTGTCTCTCAGCCGGCCGTGACACAACATGTGCGTGAGCTGCAGACGGAATTTAAAGTTGCGCTGTTCGAGAAGCGGCGCGGGTCGATCGTCCCGACCGCGATCTGTCGCGAGCTCTACCGGATCACCTCCGACATCCGCCGCCGCGAGGACGACGCGCTGCGCCTCCTGGCCCGTCACGACGAGATGGACTTCGGCCCCTTGCGCATCGGCATCGGCAACGCGATGCCGGCGATGCGCTACATCAGCGCCTTCCGTGCCCGCCATCCCACCGTCGCGCTCAACATCGAGACCGGCCCCTGGAGCCGCCTCATGGAAGCGGTCCTGACCCAGCATATCGACGTCGCGATCATTCCCGAGGTGCCGGACGAGCCGCGCTTCACCCGCGTGATGTGCTCCAGCCAATCGGTCGTCGCGCTGGTCCACCCGGACCACGCCTTCGCCGACCGCGAGGAGATCGAGATCGCCGAGCTGGTCGAGCAGCCGCTGATCTTCCGCACCAAGCAGTCCTACGTGCAGCGCGTGGTGGACGCCGCGTTCACCGCCGCGATGCTGGAGCCGCACGCCTCCGTGGTGGTCGACACGCGCGACAGCATGCTGGAGGCGGTCGCCAACAATCTCGGCGTCGGCTTCGTGTGGAACAACGGGTCCTCGCGCACCGAGAGCATCCGCCGCGTCAAGGTGCGCGAGATGGACAAGCCGTGGGACGAGTACGCCTTCCACCTCGCCCACTCCGCGCCGACGATCGCCCACCGCTTCCTCGCCGTGGTCAACGAGACCTCGCTGCCGGGCTGA